GCGATCGGGCTCGGCACCTACCTGGGCGGCTGGCGGATCATCCGCACCATGGGCAAGGGCCTCACCGACATCCAGGCGCCGCAGGGCTTCACCGCGGAGACCTCCTCCGCGACGGTCATCCTCACCTCCGCCCACTTCGGCTTCGCGCTCTCCACGACCCAGGTCTGCTCCGGCGCGATCATCGGCACCGGCATCGGCAAGGCGGCCAAGGTGCGCTGGAGCACGGCCGGGCACATGGCCACCGCCTGGCTGATCACCCTGCCCGCCGCGGGAGCGGCCGGCGCGGTGGCGGCGGTGGCCGTCACCTACGGGGGCACCTTCGGCATCGTCCTGGCCGCCGCCGCGGCGCTGGTCGTCGCCGCCCGCATCGTGGCCGTGTCGCGGCGCAACCCGGTCACCGCGCAGAACGTGAACGACTCCGAGAGGGTCGTCATCCACCAGATGCGGCGCCGGCCCCCCGCCGCGAGCGCCGCGAAGGCCGCGGCGAGCGGCGACGGCGGCGCACGGCCCGGCGAGGGCGGGAGGGACGGCGAGGAGCGGGGGGACGAGGGGTGACCTCGCGGCGGTCCGGCCGGCCGGGGGCGCGAGTAACCACGACGAGACCGTCGGGCCGTCACCCTCCCGAGCGGACAGGTCCTGTCGAGTCCGGGCCACCGTCCCCCCTTTCCTTAACCCCCCAGGGCGGTTGCTCGTGCCCGCGCGGCTGAGCGGCACATCGACACGGCCCCGTGCCCCTTTGGGGTGCGTGGTTGGTGGGCGCGTAGCGCCCTGTCAAGGGGCGCGGGGAACTGCGCGCTCAGTCACGACGGGGCGGTCAGGTCGTCACCGGCCCGAGGGGGGCGCCTCTGTCGCAGCCGGACCACCGTCAGGTGGTGGCGCGGCGGAGCCGCACATCGATACAGCCCCGCGCCCCTGCCGGGGCGCCGTCGGTGAACGCGCGACGTCGGCGGAGACCGGGCCTCAGCCCGGCTGGCTCGCGGCGGTCAGGAACTGCGTCGCGGCGAGCTCCGCGTAGAGCGGGTCGGCGGTCACGAGGTCGTGGTGGGTGCCGACCGCGCGCACCTTTCCGGCGTCCATGACGACGATGCGGTCGGCCATGGTGACGGTGGACAGCCGGTGCGCGACGACGAGGACGGTGGTGGTCTGGGCGACGTCGGCGACGGTGTCGCGCAGCGCGGCCTCGTTGACCGCGTCGAGCTGCGAGGTGGCCTCGTCCAGGAGCAGCAGCCGCGGGCGGCGCAGCAGGGCGCGGGCGATGGCGACGCGCTGGCGCTCGCCGCCCGACAGCTTGGTGCCGCGGTGGCCGACGAGGGTGTCGAGGCCCTTGGGCAGGCGGGCGGTCAGCTCGCTGAGGCGGGTGGTCTTGAGCACCCGCATGAGGTCGGCCTCGTCGGCGTCCGGGTTGCCGAGCAGCAGGTTGTCGCGGAGCGAGCCGGACAGCACGGGCGCGTCCTGCTCCACGTACCCGATGGCGGAACGCAGGCCCGGCAGGTCCCAGTCGGCGATGTCCCGGCCGTCCACGGTGATGCTGCCGGAGTCGGGGTCGTAGAACCGCTCGATGAGCGAGAAGACGGTGGTCTTGCCCGCGCCGGAGGGCCCGACGAAGGCGGTCATGCCGCGGGCGGGGACGGTGAACGTCACGCCGTGGTGGATGTGGGGCAGGTCGTCGGCGTAGCGGAAGCGGACGTCGTCGAAGGCGACGGCGGCCGGTGCGGCGCCGGGCTCGGGCAGCGGGGCGGGCTCCGCCGCCGGTTCCGCGGGCAGCCGCAGCGCTTCCTGGATGCGGGCGAGGGCGGCCGCGCCGGTCTGGTACTGCGTGACCGCGCCCACCACCTGCTGGATCGGGGAGAACAGGTAGAAGACGTAGAGCAGGAAGGCGACCAGGGTGCCCACGCCGATCGCGCCCGTCGCCACCCGGGCGCCGCCCACCGCGAGCACGGTGATGAAGGCGATCTGCATGCAGAGGCCCGCGGTGTTCCCGGCGGCGGCCGACCACTTGGCGGCCCGCACGCTCTGCCGCCAGGACTCGGTGGCGGCCTCGTGGACGGCCTGCTCCTCGCGGTGCTCGGCGCCCGAGGCCTTGATGGTGCGCAGCGCGCCGAGGACGCGTTCCAGCGAGGCACCCATCGCACCGACCGCGTCCTGCGCACGGCGGCTGGCCCGGTTGATCCGCGGCACGATCAGGCCGATGACCACGCCCGCCCCGAGGATCACGGCGAGGGTGACGCCGAGCAGGACCGGGTCGACCACGCCCATCATCACCAGGGTGGCGACGAGCGTGAGCCCGCCGGTGCCGAACCCGACCAGGGAGTCCGTCGTGACCTCGCGCAGCAGCGTCGTGTCGGAGGTGATCCGCGCCATCAGGTCGCCGGGCTCGGTGCGGTCCACCGCGCCGATGCGCAGCCGCAGCAGGTACGACGACAGGGTGTGCCGGGCGCCGAGCACCACCGACTCGGCGGTGCGCCGCAGCACGTACGAACCCAGCCCGCCGATGGCGGCGTTGCCCAGCACCAGCGCCGACATGCCGAGCAGCGCACCCAGCAGGGACTCGTGGTGGGAGAGGCGGTCGATCAGGGCGCGGGCCACCAGCGGCAGCGCGAGCCCGGTGGCACCGGTGACCAGCGCCAGCACGGCCCCGAGGAGCAGCATCCAGCGGTGCGGCCGAACGTATGCGAGCAACTGCCGCCACGGGGGAGAGTCGGGGAGAGAGGCGGGAACGGGCCCGGCGCTCACCGCGCGCCGCCGCGGGTGTGCGGGGCGCGGGGGTGGCGGTCGGGCAGTACGGGGGTCACGGCAGGTGCCTCCCAGGCGTGTCTCTTCGGGCATCCGAATGATAAGACGCCTGGCACCCGCCTCCCGCCTGAGTCCGGGGCGGCCCGGACCCAGGCGGGAGGCGGGTGCGGTCGTTCGAGGACGCCTTCGCGCGGCTGTGGTCGCGCAGCGGCGGCGGCCTCAGCCGCCCTCCGCCTCGCGGATCCGGTCTCCGAGGTCGGACGGGGTCAGGTCGGACCTGAGGAACTGGTCCGTCGTCGGCAGGCTGAGGTGCAGCTCGGAGCGCTCGCCGAGGGCGATCGTGCCCTGCTCGAACCGGAAGTCCAGGCAGTGGCCGCCGTGGTGGTGGGTGTCGTCGAGGAAGTGCAGGTGGTAGCCGGCGACCGAGATGCCCTGCTCGTAGTCGGGGGTGCGGTAGCCGGCCAGGGTGCCGTCCACGTCCGTGAAGACCGTCTCGGCCTGCCCCTCGGTGGCCTTGCCCAGCGACGGGTAGGGCTGCTCCTGCTTGCGCACGGTACGGGTGCGGACCTCGCCGAAGTGCCCGGTGATCCGGATCGCGTACATCAGGTTGGCGCTGCGCACCCTGCCGTCGACGAGCCGTGTCACCTCGTCGTGCGTCATGGGCGACGCCACCTCTTCGGTGTCCGTCGCCCCGAACCACGTCATGGCAGCGAACGGCGAGAGGTCGCTCTCGGAGGCGATCCGCACGGAACCGTCGGCGCGCAGGTGGTAGGGGACGCCGTTCAGGACGAGCATCTCGCCGTCGAGCTGGTTGAACGTGCCGAGCCCGAAGTCGCCGTGCTCCAGCAGTTCCCCCACGGACACGTCGCCGTCGTAGACGCCGTCGAGGAGGGCGCCCATGGTGGAGCTCTGGTAGACCTCCCGCGACCTCGCCGGGTCGTGCCGGGCGCCGTTGCCGCCCCTCTTGTGCGGCATGACCGTCCGCACGAACCTCATGAAGCGATCGCGCGTGGGCTCCTCGATGGCCATCACTCGCACCTCCGATCGGATCGGGATCGAGTCGCTGTCGGGTCGGGTCGCTGTCGGGCGGGACCGGTCTCGGTGTCGGGATCGGTCTCGGTGTCGGGATCGGTCGCGATCGAGTCGGGATCGGTCGCGATCCGGGCACCGCCGGGCAACCGCCCCCCGGGCGACACGCACCGGGTGCTACGGAGAGTGGCGCGGGCCTCACGGCATACGCCCGGTCGGGTGTCCAACTCCTCCATATGCTGCCTGAATCCGCATGGCTCGCAACCGGGGCCATATGGGTGCGCAGGGGAGGCTCCAGCTAACGGAACCTGGCCCTCCGGTAGCCTCCGGGGCCGGTTACCCTGTCATGGCCGCTGCACGTCCGACGCCGTGCGAGGCCGCCCGACGTGTTCGGGAGCCGGCCGCCCATCCGGCGACGCCCGGCCCGCCACCCA
The nucleotide sequence above comes from Streptomyces sp. TS71-3. Encoded proteins:
- a CDS encoding ABC transporter ATP-binding protein yields the protein MLLLGAVLALVTGATGLALPLVARALIDRLSHHESLLGALLGMSALVLGNAAIGGLGSYVLRRTAESVVLGARHTLSSYLLRLRIGAVDRTEPGDLMARITSDTTLLREVTTDSLVGFGTGGLTLVATLVMMGVVDPVLLGVTLAVILGAGVVIGLIVPRINRASRRAQDAVGAMGASLERVLGALRTIKASGAEHREEQAVHEAATESWRQSVRAAKWSAAAGNTAGLCMQIAFITVLAVGGARVATGAIGVGTLVAFLLYVFYLFSPIQQVVGAVTQYQTGAAALARIQEALRLPAEPAAEPAPLPEPGAAPAAVAFDDVRFRYADDLPHIHHGVTFTVPARGMTAFVGPSGAGKTTVFSLIERFYDPDSGSITVDGRDIADWDLPGLRSAIGYVEQDAPVLSGSLRDNLLLGNPDADEADLMRVLKTTRLSELTARLPKGLDTLVGHRGTKLSGGERQRVAIARALLRRPRLLLLDEATSQLDAVNEAALRDTVADVAQTTTVLVVAHRLSTVTMADRIVVMDAGKVRAVGTHHDLVTADPLYAELAATQFLTAASQPG
- the budA gene encoding acetolactate decarboxylase, whose product is MAIEEPTRDRFMRFVRTVMPHKRGGNGARHDPARSREVYQSSTMGALLDGVYDGDVSVGELLEHGDFGLGTFNQLDGEMLVLNGVPYHLRADGSVRIASESDLSPFAAMTWFGATDTEEVASPMTHDEVTRLVDGRVRSANLMYAIRITGHFGEVRTRTVRKQEQPYPSLGKATEGQAETVFTDVDGTLAGYRTPDYEQGISVAGYHLHFLDDTHHHGGHCLDFRFEQGTIALGERSELHLSLPTTDQFLRSDLTPSDLGDRIREAEGG